The Enterobacter asburiae sequence ACGCGCGGCTGGTGATTGGTCAGGAAGTGGATACCTCGCTCTCAACCCGCGGCACCGATATGCGCGTGGAGCGCGTAGTGGTGACTAACGAGCACGTTCTTGGCAAAAAAATTCGCGATCTGCAGGTAAAAGAGCGCTATGACGTGGTGATCTCTCGACTTAACCGTGCAGGTGTCGAACTGGTCGCCAGCCCGGAGGCCAGCCTGCAGTTCGGTGATATCCTCAACCTGGTCGGGCGCCCGTCGTCCATCGACGCCGTGGCGGATATGGTGGGTAACGCCCAGCAGAAACTGCAGCAGGTGCAGATGCTGCCGGTGTTTATCGGTATCGGGCTCGGCGTGCTGCTCGGTTCTATTCCTGTGTACGTGCCGGGCTTCCCGGTGGCGCTCAAGCTCGGCCTGGCGGGCGGGCCGCTGATTATGGCGCTGATCCTCGGGCGTATCGGCTGTATCGGGAAGCTCTACTGGTTTATGCCGCCGAGCGCCAACCTGGCGCTGCGCGAGCTGGGCATCGTGCTGTTCCTGGCGGTAGTCGGGCTAAAATCCGGAGGGGATTTTGTCGATACCCTGGTCAAGGGCGAAGGGATGAGCTGGGTCGGCTACGGCATCTTCATCACGGCGATTCCGCTGCTGACGGTGGCAATCCTGGCGCGGATGTTCGCCAGAATGAACTACCTGACGCTTTGCGGCATGCTGGCGGGCTCCATGACCGATCCGCCCGCGCTGGCCTTTGCCAACAACCTGCACGCCACCAGCGGCGCGGCCGCGCTCTCCTATGCCACCGTCTACCCGCTGGTGATGTTTCTGCGTATCATCACCCCACAGCTACTGGCGGTGCTGTTCTGGGGGATGGGCTAGCAGATCGTCCGGGTGGATGCGCCGCAGATGGTAGTCCACCTGGTA is a genomic window containing:
- a CDS encoding putative transporter; amino-acid sequence: MSDIALTVSVLALVAVVGLWIGNIKIRGVGFGIGGVLFGGIFVGHFADKLGLVLSAEMLHFTQEFGLILFVYTIGIQVGPGFFASLRVSGLRLNLFALGIVVMGGLVTAILHKIFAIPLPVVLGIFSGAVTNTPALGAGQQILRDLGIESGIVDQMGMSYAMAYPFGICGILLSMWLVRVLFRINVETEAKDHETTLTNGHMPIKTINIRVDNPNLNNMAIQDVPILNSANIICSRLKRDDMLMVPAPGTVIRQGDLLHLVGQPGDLNNARLVIGQEVDTSLSTRGTDMRVERVVVTNEHVLGKKIRDLQVKERYDVVISRLNRAGVELVASPEASLQFGDILNLVGRPSSIDAVADMVGNAQQKLQQVQMLPVFIGIGLGVLLGSIPVYVPGFPVALKLGLAGGPLIMALILGRIGCIGKLYWFMPPSANLALRELGIVLFLAVVGLKSGGDFVDTLVKGEGMSWVGYGIFITAIPLLTVAILARMFARMNYLTLCGMLAGSMTDPPALAFANNLHATSGAAALSYATVYPLVMFLRIITPQLLAVLFWGMG